In Streptomyces alboniger, the following are encoded in one genomic region:
- a CDS encoding lipid II flippase MurJ: protein MTTVPPAVVPETAPPAEARAGAPSEKTGGSFLAKAALVTAALSVAGSLLGLVRDQALAHFFGAGTDTDAFLVAWTIPELAATLLIEDGLAFFLVPAFSLALARRAADPATDPVRDLVRASLPRMSLWFAAAALALMAAAPYVVAALAPGLPDPRRAVDCTRLTATCAFTFGLTGYCSAALRAHQRFVAPATVYVAYNAAIITALFVLAAPWGVRAAAAGVAVGGALMVVVQAPSLWRQLRRGPGAAAAKGTAADRTLQTAIIWTVLLFALCRQSQVLIERFLASSLPAGAISHLNYAQKVAQMPMVLSLMLCTVTFPTVARALAAGETERARDRVERDLVLAGCVVLCGTAAVVAAAPALIELLFQRGAFTAGDTATTASVMRVYALGLLGHTLVGALARAHFAVARTTWIPLFSMAVGIVMTAGIGFLSVGTWGVHGIAAANATGICVTALLLLRGLGPRTVPIRTRAVAGQLGRLTLAAVGAAALGGLCAEGTGQPALAVLAGCSVVTVSFVLFGLLLGAQPWPSALRSVRGKVRHVR, encoded by the coding sequence ATGACGACCGTGCCGCCCGCGGTGGTCCCGGAGACCGCGCCGCCCGCCGAAGCGCGCGCGGGAGCGCCGTCCGAGAAGACCGGCGGCTCGTTCCTCGCCAAGGCCGCGCTGGTCACCGCCGCGCTGTCGGTGGCGGGTTCGCTCCTCGGCCTCGTGCGCGACCAGGCGCTCGCGCACTTCTTCGGCGCCGGTACCGACACCGACGCCTTCCTGGTCGCCTGGACGATCCCGGAGCTGGCCGCGACGCTGCTCATCGAGGACGGCCTGGCCTTCTTCCTCGTCCCCGCGTTCAGCCTGGCCCTGGCCCGCCGCGCGGCCGACCCCGCCACCGACCCCGTACGCGACCTCGTCCGCGCGTCGCTGCCGCGGATGTCGCTGTGGTTCGCCGCGGCGGCGCTCGCGCTCATGGCGGCGGCGCCGTACGTGGTGGCCGCGCTCGCGCCGGGGCTGCCCGATCCGCGGCGGGCGGTGGACTGTACGCGGCTGACCGCCACCTGCGCCTTCACCTTCGGGCTCACCGGTTATTGCAGCGCGGCGCTGCGGGCACACCAGCGGTTCGTCGCCCCGGCGACCGTGTACGTCGCCTACAACGCGGCCATCATCACCGCCCTGTTCGTCCTCGCGGCGCCCTGGGGCGTACGGGCCGCGGCGGCGGGCGTAGCGGTGGGCGGCGCCCTCATGGTGGTCGTACAGGCGCCCTCCCTGTGGCGGCAGTTGCGGCGCGGGCCCGGCGCGGCGGCCGCGAAGGGCACGGCAGCTGACAGGACGCTCCAGACGGCGATCATCTGGACGGTCCTGCTGTTCGCGCTCTGCCGCCAGTCGCAGGTCCTCATCGAGCGGTTCCTGGCCTCGTCACTGCCCGCCGGAGCCATCTCGCACCTGAACTACGCGCAGAAGGTCGCGCAGATGCCGATGGTCCTCTCCCTCATGCTGTGCACCGTCACCTTCCCCACGGTCGCCCGCGCGCTGGCCGCCGGTGAGACGGAACGGGCCAGGGACCGCGTGGAGCGCGACCTCGTCCTCGCGGGCTGCGTGGTGCTGTGCGGCACGGCCGCGGTCGTCGCCGCCGCGCCCGCGCTCATCGAACTGCTCTTCCAGCGCGGCGCCTTCACCGCGGGCGACACCGCCACCACGGCGTCCGTCATGCGGGTGTACGCGCTGGGCCTGCTGGGACACACGCTGGTGGGCGCGCTCGCCCGCGCCCACTTCGCCGTCGCCCGCACCACCTGGATCCCGCTCTTCTCGATGGCCGTCGGCATCGTCATGACCGCCGGGATCGGCTTCCTGAGCGTCGGTACCTGGGGCGTCCACGGCATCGCCGCCGCGAACGCCACCGGCATCTGCGTCACCGCGCTGCTCCTGCTGCGCGGTCTCGGCCCGCGCACCGTGCCCATCAGGACGCGGGCGGTCGCCGGGCAGCTGGGCCGCCTGACGCTCGCCGCGGTCGGCGCGGCGGCCCTGGGCGGCCTGTGCGCGGAAGGGACCGGGCAGCCCGCCCTCGCCGTCCTGGCCGGCTGCTCGGTCGTCACCGTCTCCTTCGTGCTGTTCGGGCTGCTCCTGGGCGCGCAGCCCTGGCCGTCCGCCCTTCGCTCCGTCAGAGGAAAGGTCCGTCATGTCCGTTGA
- a CDS encoding chaplin: protein MSRTTKALALSAVAAAAVAGSAGVAAADAGAQGAATNSPGVISGNALQVPVHIPVNVCGNSINVIGLLNPAFGNTCVND from the coding sequence ATGTCGCGTACCACCAAGGCTCTCGCCCTGTCCGCCGTTGCCGCCGCCGCCGTGGCCGGAAGCGCGGGTGTCGCTGCCGCCGACGCCGGCGCGCAGGGCGCCGCCACCAACTCCCCCGGTGTGATCTCGGGCAACGCCCTCCAGGTGCCGGTCCACATCCCCGTGAACGTCTGCGGCAACTCCATCAACGTCATCGGTCTGCTGAACCCGGCGTTCGGCAACACGTGCGTCAACGACTGA
- a CDS encoding DUF5949 family protein, with product MTSTSSEQRPFQATDLGTLAVLPWSGEHPDEEADMPFLLAYSLGDTEGGPEATAEAMRVLLHDAGLPVGGPVVDGARHPSLPVTLLVEVDQAVVTMPHLHAQCVVPPEWLAAVKQRGHAYFMVTTRAWPDAKPGEPVDEKRLSEFAGDEETLLNAAHCLLPARSLR from the coding sequence ATGACCTCAACATCCAGCGAACAGCGCCCCTTCCAAGCAACTGACCTCGGAACCCTGGCTGTTCTTCCCTGGAGCGGCGAACACCCCGACGAGGAGGCGGACATGCCCTTCCTCCTCGCCTACTCCCTGGGCGACACGGAGGGCGGGCCCGAGGCCACGGCCGAGGCCATGCGCGTCCTGCTCCACGACGCGGGGCTGCCCGTCGGCGGACCCGTCGTCGACGGCGCGCGCCACCCGTCCCTGCCCGTCACTCTCCTCGTCGAGGTCGACCAGGCGGTCGTCACCATGCCGCATCTGCACGCGCAGTGCGTGGTGCCGCCGGAGTGGCTCGCCGCGGTGAAGCAGCGCGGCCACGCCTACTTCATGGTCACCACGCGCGCGTGGCCGGACGCCAAGCCGGGTGAGCCCGTCGACGAGAAGCGCCTCAGCGAGTTCGCGGGCGACGAGGAGACCTTGCTCAACGCCGCCCACTGCCTGCTGCCCGCGCGAAGCCTGCGCTGA
- a CDS encoding polysaccharide deacetylase family protein, whose amino-acid sequence MYHSVADPTDDPYRITVSPDRLAAQLRWLRRRGLRGVSMRQLLDACARGQERDLVGLTFDDGYRDFVDEAVPLLRSHDCSATLFVLPGRLDGDNAWDPLGPRKPLLGAAGIRRAAEYGMEIASHGLTHVDLTQADDRLLRREVSDSRAALAELTGTDVQGFCYPYGHVDERVTAAVRDAGYRYACAISPGPLSGVLALPRVHIGQSDTAPRLRLKLWTNRLRHRTLDRVAVAPAVTSAVTG is encoded by the coding sequence ATGTACCACTCCGTCGCCGACCCCACCGACGACCCGTACCGCATCACCGTCTCCCCCGACCGCCTCGCCGCACAGCTGCGGTGGCTGCGCCGCCGGGGCCTGCGCGGGGTGTCGATGCGCCAGCTCCTGGACGCGTGCGCGCGGGGCCAGGAGCGCGACCTGGTGGGGCTCACCTTCGACGACGGCTACCGCGACTTCGTCGACGAGGCCGTCCCGCTGCTGCGGAGCCACGACTGCTCCGCCACCCTTTTCGTCCTGCCGGGCCGCCTCGACGGCGACAACGCCTGGGACCCGCTGGGCCCCCGCAAGCCGCTCCTGGGCGCCGCCGGCATCCGCCGCGCCGCCGAGTACGGCATGGAGATCGCCTCGCACGGCCTGACCCACGTCGACCTCACCCAAGCCGACGACCGGCTCCTGCGCCGCGAGGTCAGCGACAGCCGTGCGGCCCTGGCCGAGCTGACCGGCACCGACGTGCAGGGCTTCTGCTACCCCTACGGCCACGTCGACGAGCGGGTGACGGCCGCCGTACGGGACGCCGGATACCGCTACGCCTGCGCGATCTCCCCCGGCCCCCTCTCCGGAGTCCTCGCGCTGCCCCGCGTCCACATCGGCCAGAGCGACACGGCCCCGCGCCTGCGGCTGAAGCTGTGGACCAACCGGCTGCGGCACCGCACCCTGGACCGCGTGGCGGTCGCCCCGGCGGTCACCTCGGCGGTCACCGGATGA
- a CDS encoding glycosyltransferase: protein MKVLHIITGLGVGGAELQLRLMLRHLPADCDVVTLTDAGTVARGIVADGTQVTDLGMSGNRDVAALPRLARLIKAGRYDVVHTHLYRACLYGRIAARMAGVRAVVATEHSLGDSQMEGRPLTAGVRALYLAGERLGRMTVAVSPAVGQRLNRWGVPRQRIRVVPNGIDLDRFRFDPAARVRTRRRLGLPDSAFVVGGVGRLTDGKRFDVLLHAASQLPEDVAVLLVGTGPREQELRRLAHRLGLADRVRFAGEAAHEEGGGADGVPGLPSLLSAMDALASPSPEEAFGLALVEGLACGLPVIYASCPAVDGFPAGARADASYCPSDADSFAQGLYGLRTALLPRRPAPAAVRHYCITRSAERLMRVYASVVPGPTPEVNPR, encoded by the coding sequence ATGAAGGTCCTGCACATCATCACCGGCCTCGGCGTGGGCGGCGCCGAGCTGCAACTGCGCCTGATGCTGCGCCACTTGCCCGCCGACTGCGACGTGGTCACGCTGACCGACGCGGGCACCGTGGCGCGGGGCATCGTCGCCGACGGCACCCAGGTGACCGACCTCGGCATGTCGGGCAACCGCGATGTCGCGGCGCTGCCCCGCCTCGCCCGGCTCATCAAGGCGGGGCGGTACGACGTGGTCCACACCCACCTGTACCGCGCCTGCCTGTACGGGCGGATCGCGGCCCGCATGGCCGGGGTGCGGGCCGTGGTGGCCACGGAGCACTCGCTGGGCGACTCGCAGATGGAGGGCCGCCCGCTGACGGCCGGTGTCCGCGCGCTGTACCTCGCCGGGGAGCGGCTCGGGCGGATGACGGTCGCCGTCTCCCCCGCCGTCGGACAGCGCCTGAACCGCTGGGGAGTGCCCCGTCAGCGCATCCGGGTGGTGCCGAACGGCATCGACCTGGACCGCTTCCGGTTCGACCCGGCGGCCCGCGTCCGCACGCGGCGCCGGCTCGGGCTGCCCGATTCCGCGTTCGTCGTCGGGGGTGTGGGCCGGCTGACCGACGGCAAGCGTTTCGACGTACTCCTGCACGCGGCCTCCCAACTCCCCGAGGACGTGGCTGTCCTGCTGGTCGGTACCGGTCCGCGGGAGCAGGAGCTGAGGCGGCTGGCCCACCGGCTGGGTCTGGCCGACCGGGTGCGCTTCGCCGGGGAGGCCGCCCACGAGGAGGGCGGCGGCGCCGACGGTGTACCGGGCCTGCCCTCGCTGCTGTCCGCGATGGACGCCCTGGCCTCCCCCTCCCCCGAGGAGGCGTTCGGGCTCGCGCTCGTGGAGGGCCTGGCCTGCGGGCTTCCGGTGATCTACGCGTCGTGCCCCGCCGTGGACGGCTTCCCGGCCGGGGCGCGGGCGGACGCCTCGTACTGCCCGAGCGACGCGGACTCCTTCGCGCAGGGCCTGTACGGCCTGCGCACCGCCCTCCTGCCGCGCCGCCCCGCACCG
- a CDS encoding exopolysaccharide biosynthesis polyprenyl glycosylphosphotransferase, whose translation MSAERTVASSSGPTRQDTTSRQDTHASPGNLVIAPRGAKGSRAGARARRPSRHRRSVAALVAVDSAAALLALLALDEPSRYAALAPLLLAAVLTLNAQGRLYAYTALPATLDEVPALSGRIALGLALTIALAPALPAPVPPIPLSDLATVGAAQCLLVVGGRALVHWQRRADALRRPRPVLVLGPRAEARAVAAALLRRPRCGMRPVGLVSEADQQGQGSAPELPVLGTEDELHRAVIQNDVRAVLLLPGGGPGLAGLLPVLTGLGCDLWETGPRHAELGPAREGAHRYVAGFSCRPLTVAGPRGTSVGKRLLDITVAGVLLLVAAPVLAGCALVLRAVEGPGVIFRQERVGKDGRLFTLLKFRTHRPADPQESATRWTVADEQRMNAFCRFLRSTSLDELPQLWNVLRGDMSLVGPRPERPFFVAQFSQTYPDYARRHRMPTGITGLAQIHGLRGDTSIEDRCRFDNAYIDSWSFWQDLCILLRTLGCLLRRTGS comes from the coding sequence GTGAGTGCGGAACGAACCGTTGCCTCCTCGTCAGGTCCGACACGGCAGGACACCACGTCACGGCAGGACACCCACGCCTCGCCCGGAAACCTCGTCATCGCCCCACGGGGAGCGAAGGGTTCGCGGGCCGGGGCACGCGCGCGGCGCCCGTCCCGCCACCGCCGCTCGGTCGCCGCCCTGGTGGCCGTCGACTCCGCCGCCGCACTGCTCGCCCTGCTCGCGCTCGACGAGCCGAGCCGGTACGCCGCCCTGGCACCCCTCCTGCTCGCCGCCGTCCTCACCCTGAACGCGCAAGGGCGCCTGTACGCGTACACGGCACTGCCCGCCACCCTCGACGAGGTCCCCGCGCTGAGCGGGCGGATCGCGCTCGGCCTCGCCCTCACCATCGCTCTCGCCCCCGCCCTGCCCGCCCCCGTGCCCCCGATCCCGCTGTCGGACCTGGCCACCGTGGGCGCCGCCCAGTGTCTGCTCGTCGTCGGCGGGCGCGCCCTGGTGCACTGGCAGCGGCGGGCGGACGCCCTGCGCAGACCCCGGCCGGTGCTGGTGCTCGGCCCCCGCGCCGAGGCGCGGGCCGTGGCGGCGGCCCTGTTGCGGCGCCCCCGCTGCGGCATGCGGCCCGTGGGCCTGGTGAGCGAGGCCGACCAGCAGGGCCAGGGGTCCGCTCCCGAACTGCCGGTGCTCGGCACGGAGGACGAACTCCATCGGGCGGTGATCCAGAACGACGTACGGGCCGTGCTGCTGCTCCCCGGCGGCGGACCCGGGCTCGCGGGCCTGCTGCCGGTGCTGACCGGCCTCGGCTGCGACCTCTGGGAGACCGGCCCGCGCCACGCCGAACTCGGCCCGGCCCGGGAGGGGGCCCACCGGTACGTGGCCGGGTTCTCCTGCCGGCCGCTGACGGTCGCCGGGCCCCGCGGGACGAGCGTGGGCAAACGGCTGCTGGACATCACGGTCGCCGGGGTACTGCTGCTGGTGGCCGCGCCGGTGCTGGCGGGCTGCGCGCTGGTGCTGCGGGCCGTGGAAGGACCCGGCGTGATCTTCCGTCAGGAGCGCGTCGGCAAGGACGGGCGCCTGTTCACCCTGCTGAAGTTCCGTACCCACCGGCCGGCCGACCCGCAGGAGTCGGCGACGCGGTGGACCGTCGCCGACGAGCAGCGGATGAACGCCTTCTGCCGCTTCCTGCGCAGCACCTCGCTGGACGAACTGCCGCAGCTGTGGAACGTCCTGCGCGGCGACATGAGCCTGGTCGGGCCGCGCCCCGAACGCCCCTTCTTCGTCGCGCAGTTCAGTCAGACCTATCCGGACTACGCGCGACGGCACCGGATGCCGACCGGCATCACCGGGCTCGCCCAGATCCACGGCCTGCGCGGGGACACCTCCATCGAGGACCGGTGCCGCTTCGACAACGCCTACATCGACAGCTGGTCCTTCTGGCAGGACCTCTGCATCCTGCTGCGCACCCTCGGCTGCCTGCTGCGGCGCACGGGGAGCTGA
- a CDS encoding glycosyltransferase has translation MPRILHVSQPVDGGVARVVTDLAVAQAAAGMDVHVACPGEGPLPRALAAADGGVRGHPWAASRSPGPRLRVEVAELRRVVDAVGPTLVHAHSAKAGLAARIALRGRIPTVFQPHAWSFEAVGGSTALLARLWERRAARWTDRIVCVSEAERARGRRAGITGSYTVVHNGVDVDHFSPRAPREARDRLLPGPFARAPLVVCVGRLCRQKGQDVLLRAWASVTARVPGARLVLVGDGPDAARLREGADASVTFAGAAGDAADWYRAADVVVLPSRWEGMALAPLEAMACARPVVVTDVDGARESLPRAGRAHGLVPPEDPAALARALVALLRDGDLRDALGRRGRRHVLDHHDARRAADAIDVVYRELLGVAPTKYRECTTT, from the coding sequence ATGCCACGGATCCTGCACGTCAGCCAGCCCGTGGACGGAGGCGTGGCGCGGGTCGTCACCGATCTGGCCGTCGCCCAGGCGGCAGCGGGGATGGACGTCCACGTGGCCTGTCCGGGCGAAGGGCCTCTGCCACGGGCGCTGGCCGCCGCCGATGGCGGGGTGCGCGGGCATCCCTGGGCGGCGTCACGCTCCCCCGGCCCCCGGCTGCGCGTCGAGGTGGCGGAGCTGCGCCGCGTCGTCGACGCCGTCGGGCCCACCCTCGTCCACGCCCACAGCGCCAAGGCCGGGCTCGCCGCGCGGATCGCCTTGCGCGGGCGGATCCCGACCGTCTTCCAGCCGCACGCCTGGTCCTTCGAAGCGGTCGGCGGGAGCACCGCGCTGCTGGCCCGGCTCTGGGAGCGCCGCGCGGCCCGCTGGACGGACCGCATCGTCTGCGTCAGCGAGGCCGAACGGGCCAGGGGCCGCCGCGCGGGCATCACCGGTTCCTACACGGTCGTCCATAACGGAGTGGACGTGGACCACTTCTCGCCCCGCGCCCCACGGGAGGCCCGCGACCGGCTGCTGCCCGGCCCCTTCGCCCGCGCCCCCCTCGTGGTGTGCGTGGGCAGGCTGTGCCGGCAGAAGGGGCAGGACGTCCTGCTCAGGGCGTGGGCGTCGGTCACCGCGCGGGTGCCGGGAGCGCGCCTGGTGCTGGTGGGGGACGGCCCTGACGCGGCCCGGCTGCGCGAAGGGGCTGACGCGTCCGTGACGTTCGCCGGGGCGGCCGGCGACGCCGCCGACTGGTACCGGGCGGCCGACGTGGTGGTGCTGCCCTCCCGGTGGGAGGGCATGGCCCTGGCGCCGCTGGAGGCCATGGCCTGCGCTCGGCCCGTGGTCGTCACCGACGTGGACGGCGCACGGGAGAGCCTGCCGCGGGCCGGCCGCGCCCACGGCCTCGTACCGCCGGAGGACCCCGCCGCGCTGGCCCGGGCCCTGGTCGCCCTGCTGCGGGACGGAGACCTGCGCGACGCGCTCGGCCGGCGGGGCCGGCGGCATGTCCTGGACCACCACGACGCGCGGCGCGCCGCGGACGCGATCGACGTGGTGTACCGCGAGCTTCTGGGCGTGGCGCCCACCAAGTACAGGGAGTGCACCACCACGTGA
- a CDS encoding O-antigen ligase family protein, translating to MTPRDAVPRELRRAAPVLPVVLIIALLALPMPAGGEASGAETGTGTLADAVSALVVGACVVHLARTGRRPLSRTAAVLLGLPVVGITAAAFGASSAATGVAGAARYLQIFVLVPAAVLILVRDARHFRLLAWSFVALALWQGAIGVQQNLTGTGASYMGEDIRAVGTFGSTDVMGMATVVSYGLVCALALAFRPHAPRQRAAAAGCAALLAVPLALSFSRGAWIATAVACLAVLLLAGARRAGTVLLAGGAAAVVLVAGLGVGSAMLQERLSSITQVTDTPDQSVTDRYTMWAASADMWRERPVTGVGLKGFPEHRDKHASLALSSGSDTAGAGSGFVRQPLLSPHNMYLLVLGEQGLLGLATLAGGWAALLVCGLLRWKRGCARPGGREGPELDCALVACGLLIWQLTDFVYADIGGPSTVLTAVAFGIAAWWAVGSRGPAGEAGAR from the coding sequence GTGACCCCACGCGATGCCGTCCCGCGCGAACTGCGGCGCGCCGCGCCCGTCCTGCCGGTCGTCCTGATCATCGCGCTGCTCGCCCTGCCGATGCCGGCCGGCGGCGAGGCGTCCGGCGCGGAGACCGGGACCGGCACGCTCGCCGACGCGGTCTCCGCCCTGGTCGTCGGCGCCTGCGTCGTCCACCTGGCGCGGACCGGGCGGCGCCCGCTGAGCCGGACCGCCGCGGTCCTCCTCGGGCTGCCGGTCGTCGGCATCACCGCGGCCGCCTTCGGCGCCTCCTCCGCGGCGACCGGTGTCGCCGGGGCCGCGCGCTACCTCCAGATCTTCGTGCTGGTACCGGCGGCCGTGCTGATCCTCGTCCGCGACGCGCGCCACTTCCGCCTGCTCGCCTGGTCGTTCGTGGCGCTGGCCCTGTGGCAGGGCGCCATCGGCGTACAGCAGAACCTGACGGGCACCGGGGCCTCGTACATGGGCGAGGACATCCGGGCCGTCGGCACCTTCGGTTCCACGGACGTCATGGGGATGGCGACCGTCGTGTCGTACGGGCTCGTCTGCGCCCTCGCACTCGCCTTCCGTCCGCACGCGCCACGACAGCGCGCGGCGGCGGCCGGGTGCGCGGCCCTGCTGGCCGTGCCGCTCGCCCTGTCGTTCAGCCGCGGGGCGTGGATCGCCACCGCGGTGGCCTGCCTCGCCGTCCTGCTGCTCGCCGGGGCGCGCCGGGCGGGCACGGTCCTGCTGGCGGGGGGCGCGGCGGCCGTGGTGCTGGTCGCGGGGCTCGGGGTGGGCTCCGCGATGCTCCAGGAACGGCTCAGCAGCATCACGCAGGTCACGGACACCCCCGATCAGTCGGTCACTGACCGGTACACGATGTGGGCGGCCTCTGCGGACATGTGGCGGGAGCGGCCGGTGACCGGCGTGGGCCTGAAGGGCTTCCCCGAACACCGCGACAAGCACGCCTCGCTGGCCCTGTCCTCCGGCAGCGACACGGCCGGAGCGGGCAGCGGCTTCGTCCGCCAGCCGCTGCTGTCCCCGCACAACATGTACCTGCTCGTCCTCGGCGAACAGGGGCTGCTCGGCCTCGCCACCCTCGCCGGGGGCTGGGCGGCGCTCCTGGTGTGCGGACTGCTCCGGTGGAAGCGCGGGTGCGCGCGGCCGGGCGGGCGCGAGGGGCCCGAGCTGGACTGCGCGCTGGTCGCCTGCGGACTGCTGATCTGGCAGCTGACCGACTTCGTGTACGCGGACATCGGCGGGCCCTCCACCGTCCTGACGGCGGTGGCCTTCGGCATCGCCGCGTGGTGGGCGGTCGGCTCGCGCGGGCCGGCGGGAGAGGCGGGTGCGCGATGA